A DNA window from Ostrea edulis chromosome 5, xbOstEdul1.1, whole genome shotgun sequence contains the following coding sequences:
- the LOC125650323 gene encoding aquaporin-10-like isoform X2, with the protein MGDRLTNKFRIRNQLAREFLAEFLGTFILIIFGDGSVAQFVLSKGELGSAHSVHWSWGVGVMMGIYASGGVSGGHINPSVTLAMAVIGRFPWHKVPVYMIAQYCGAFCASFFIFIIYLDALDHFDGGTRMVVGINGTAGIWATYPQEFVSIPTALGDQIFGTALLLICVMAITDERNMNPSKGLVPICVGLSVFVIGMTYHFNCGYAINPARDLAPRLFTLAAGWGDSTFTHRDYGYFWIPILGPHIGAIIGCVLYILFVGLHWPPEYEVTSDIRMSNKGQNKSREFKDLQET; encoded by the exons ATGGGCGATCGCTTGACCAACAAGTTTAGGATTCGCAATCAGCTGGCTAGGGAGTTTTTGGCAGAATTTCTAGGAACGTTCATCCTTATC ATTTTTGGAGATGGTTCTGTCGCTCAGTTCGTTCTAAGTAAAGGGGAACTTGGATCCGCCCATTCCGTTCACTGGTCATGGGGTGTTGGAGTTATGATGGGAATCTATGCATCTGGGGGAGTATCGG GTGGTCATATTAATCCGTCAGTGACGTTAGCGATGGCTGTGATAGGTCGTTTCCCCTGGCACAAGGTCCCAGTTTACATGATAGCACAATACTGCGGGGCATTCTGTGCTTCtttcttcattttcatcatttatttag ATGCACTAGATCACTTTGACGGCGGGACGCGAATGGTGGTAGGTATTAACGGCACTGCCGGAATCTGGGCCACTTACCCCCAAGAGTTTGTCTCTATACCTACAGCGCTTGGGGATCAG ATATTTGGTACAGCTCTGCTACTGATCTGTGTAATGGCGATCACGGACGAGCGGAACATGAACCCCAGTAAAGGTCTGGTGCCGATATGTGTGGGGCTGTCGGTCTTTGTGATTGGCATGACCTACCACTTTAACTGTGGCTATGCCATCAACCCAGCCCGAGACTTAGCCCCTCGTTTGTTCACGCTCGCTGCTGGCTGGGGTGACAGTACGTTTAC TCACCGTGATTATGGATATTTCTGGATTCCGATTCTGGGTCCTCACATTGGTGCTATCATAGGATGCGTTCTCTACATACTATTTGTTGGTCTGCATTGGCCTCCAGAATACGAAGTTACTAGTGACATTAGAATGTCCAACAAGGGACAGAACAAAAGCAGAGAATTTAAAG ATTTGCAGGAGACGTGA
- the LOC125650323 gene encoding aquaporin-10-like isoform X1: MEKMDVEHDVAGIEADNKERSWLRRMGDRLTNKFRIRNQLAREFLAEFLGTFILIIFGDGSVAQFVLSKGELGSAHSVHWSWGVGVMMGIYASGGVSGGHINPSVTLAMAVIGRFPWHKVPVYMIAQYCGAFCASFFIFIIYLDALDHFDGGTRMVVGINGTAGIWATYPQEFVSIPTALGDQIFGTALLLICVMAITDERNMNPSKGLVPICVGLSVFVIGMTYHFNCGYAINPARDLAPRLFTLAAGWGDSTFTHRDYGYFWIPILGPHIGAIIGCVLYILFVGLHWPPEYEVTSDIRMSNKGQNKSREFKDLQET; the protein is encoded by the exons GATGGGCGATCGCTTGACCAACAAGTTTAGGATTCGCAATCAGCTGGCTAGGGAGTTTTTGGCAGAATTTCTAGGAACGTTCATCCTTATC ATTTTTGGAGATGGTTCTGTCGCTCAGTTCGTTCTAAGTAAAGGGGAACTTGGATCCGCCCATTCCGTTCACTGGTCATGGGGTGTTGGAGTTATGATGGGAATCTATGCATCTGGGGGAGTATCGG GTGGTCATATTAATCCGTCAGTGACGTTAGCGATGGCTGTGATAGGTCGTTTCCCCTGGCACAAGGTCCCAGTTTACATGATAGCACAATACTGCGGGGCATTCTGTGCTTCtttcttcattttcatcatttatttag ATGCACTAGATCACTTTGACGGCGGGACGCGAATGGTGGTAGGTATTAACGGCACTGCCGGAATCTGGGCCACTTACCCCCAAGAGTTTGTCTCTATACCTACAGCGCTTGGGGATCAG ATATTTGGTACAGCTCTGCTACTGATCTGTGTAATGGCGATCACGGACGAGCGGAACATGAACCCCAGTAAAGGTCTGGTGCCGATATGTGTGGGGCTGTCGGTCTTTGTGATTGGCATGACCTACCACTTTAACTGTGGCTATGCCATCAACCCAGCCCGAGACTTAGCCCCTCGTTTGTTCACGCTCGCTGCTGGCTGGGGTGACAGTACGTTTAC TCACCGTGATTATGGATATTTCTGGATTCCGATTCTGGGTCCTCACATTGGTGCTATCATAGGATGCGTTCTCTACATACTATTTGTTGGTCTGCATTGGCCTCCAGAATACGAAGTTACTAGTGACATTAGAATGTCCAACAAGGGACAGAACAAAAGCAGAGAATTTAAAG ATTTGCAGGAGACGTGA